A region of Streptomyces halobius DNA encodes the following proteins:
- a CDS encoding phosphotransferase has translation METADRTDEEVCTEALSAFGLPAPEEVRLIPEGLMNRNWSVRCAAGRYALKEVVDVGPDQARRQHTATRALARAGLLVPAPVTTTDGDTLAAVRGRLYALTPWAAGEMVPARSWRPDRAAAVGALLGELHSELAVAMPEAPATVPVIITAPKKAADRFAHYGRQAAAGESGFDATVERALVERTELLERWADQRPQDGERGPAGWTHGDFHDLNLLWEQGSVSAVLDWDRLAVRPYADEVVRTATLPVMFGSGDEHGLDLELVAAFVGGYRKASELPAAVLAEAAERQRWERICDVWQLKMHYDKGDESCDHLFTAASTLIGWWCRNRQQVADALTAF, from the coding sequence ATGGAGACGGCAGACCGTACGGATGAGGAGGTCTGCACCGAGGCGCTGTCGGCGTTCGGTTTGCCCGCCCCGGAGGAAGTGCGACTGATCCCTGAGGGGCTGATGAACCGCAACTGGTCCGTGCGCTGCGCCGCCGGCCGGTACGCCCTCAAAGAGGTCGTCGACGTCGGCCCCGACCAGGCACGCCGCCAGCACACCGCGACCCGGGCTCTGGCCAGGGCCGGGCTGCTGGTGCCGGCTCCGGTGACCACTACGGACGGAGACACCCTCGCCGCCGTGCGCGGACGTCTGTACGCGCTCACTCCGTGGGCGGCGGGGGAGATGGTTCCTGCCCGCTCGTGGCGTCCCGACCGCGCCGCCGCTGTCGGGGCGCTGCTCGGCGAGCTGCACTCCGAGCTGGCAGTCGCGATGCCCGAGGCCCCGGCCACCGTGCCCGTGATCATCACCGCGCCGAAGAAGGCAGCCGATCGCTTCGCCCACTATGGCCGCCAAGCTGCGGCGGGAGAGAGCGGATTCGATGCGACGGTGGAGCGGGCGCTCGTCGAGCGCACGGAGCTGCTGGAGCGGTGGGCCGACCAGCGGCCCCAGGACGGTGAGCGGGGCCCGGCCGGATGGACTCATGGGGACTTCCATGATCTGAACCTCCTTTGGGAGCAGGGATCGGTCAGTGCGGTGCTGGATTGGGACCGGCTCGCGGTCCGCCCATACGCGGACGAAGTCGTGCGCACGGCGACGCTGCCGGTGATGTTCGGCTCAGGGGATGAGCACGGCCTGGACCTGGAGCTGGTGGCGGCGTTCGTCGGCGGATACCGGAAGGCCAGCGAACTGCCAGCCGCAGTGCTGGCGGAGGCCGCCGAGCGGCAGCGCTGGGAGCGCATCTGTGACGTGTGGCAGCTCAAGATGCACTACGACAAGGGCGATGAATCCTGCGACCACCTGTTCACCGCCGCCTCCACGCTGATCGGCTGGTGGTGCCGCAACCGTCAGCAAGTCGCTGACGCGCTCACAGCGTTCTGA